A DNA window from Labilithrix sp. contains the following coding sequences:
- a CDS encoding sigma-70 family RNA polymerase sigma factor, with amino-acid sequence MDGWGNLPVELSLRGSVSVSEVFAAASDSPSDLWSEEDFALEPEPSSPWPDVALPDELEAKLIERLVARDERAFNELVSTYGRRVSALVLRMLGNKAEAEDLTQEVFVQVFKAISTFRGESKLSTWIYRIAVNLCKNRTKYLRVRHAGEQDELEAIAERVPLGEARRANVAVIERPDEALGGKQVEKIVQDAIQKIDPTFRECLILRDVEELSYEEIEQITGLAAGTVKSRIFRARAQLKEMVEKELGEKVG; translated from the coding sequence ATCGACGGATGGGGAAATTTGCCGGTGGAACTTTCCCTCCGCGGCTCTGTCTCCGTCAGCGAGGTGTTCGCCGCAGCTTCGGATTCTCCTTCTGACCTCTGGAGCGAAGAGGACTTTGCACTCGAACCCGAACCTAGTTCACCATGGCCCGACGTGGCGCTCCCGGACGAGCTCGAAGCGAAGCTGATCGAGCGCCTCGTCGCGCGCGACGAGCGTGCGTTCAACGAGCTCGTGAGCACCTACGGGCGGCGCGTCTCCGCGCTCGTCCTCCGCATGCTCGGGAACAAAGCGGAGGCGGAGGACCTCACGCAGGAGGTCTTCGTCCAGGTCTTCAAGGCGATCTCCACGTTCCGCGGCGAGTCGAAGCTGTCGACGTGGATCTACCGCATCGCGGTCAACCTCTGTAAGAACCGCACGAAGTACCTCCGCGTGCGTCACGCCGGCGAGCAGGACGAGCTCGAGGCGATCGCGGAGCGCGTGCCGCTCGGCGAGGCGCGGCGCGCGAACGTCGCCGTCATCGAGCGCCCCGACGAGGCGCTCGGCGGCAAGCAGGTCGAGAAGATCGTCCAGGACGCGATCCAGAAGATCGATCCGACGTTCCGCGAGTGCCTCATCCTCCGCGACGTGGAGGAGCTCAGCTACGAGGAGATCGAGCAGATCACGGGCCTCGCGGCTGGTACAGTCAAGAGCAGGATCTTCCGCGCGCGCGCGCAGTTGAAAGAGATGGTCGAGAAGGAGCTCGGCGAGAAGGTCGGATGA